The following proteins come from a genomic window of Nocardiopsis sp. YSL2:
- a CDS encoding NUDIX domain-containing protein, with translation MNAVVVDHSGSVLLQKRSDNREWSLLSGILDPGEQPADGVVREVLEETGVQVVPECLVSVTVSPAVRHPHGDRAQYLELTFRCRPVDHLQEAHAADDESLEVAWFAPDRLPHMSRRIQDRIELVLSGRTTAWFTPAR, from the coding sequence GTGAACGCTGTAGTTGTTGATCACAGTGGTAGTGTGCTTTTGCAGAAACGATCTGACAACCGGGAGTGGTCCCTACTCAGTGGCATTCTCGATCCGGGGGAACAGCCCGCAGATGGTGTGGTGCGGGAGGTTCTAGAGGAGACCGGTGTTCAGGTGGTGCCTGAATGCCTCGTCAGCGTCACGGTTTCCCCCGCGGTGAGGCATCCTCACGGGGATCGGGCCCAGTACCTGGAGCTAACCTTTCGATGCCGACCGGTGGATCATCTCCAAGAAGCCCATGCGGCCGATGATGAGTCACTCGAGGTTGCATGGTTTGCCCCGGATCGGTTGCCGCACATGAGCCGCCGTATTCAGGATCGCATCGAACTAGTACTCAGTGGTCGCACCACCGCGTGGTTCACTCCAGCGCGTTAA
- a CDS encoding amino acid adenylation domain-containing protein: protein MRDIKDGYPLSAAQEGILFHSTACADHSLYVETAAFRVSGALDVGALTAAWQAATGRHTVLRTAFVHERVSPPRQTVFPEASVPVDHHDLSDLTGAAKAEEVAARTDRLSAEPFDLARPPLIRLLVLRLGPTEHLMVWAYHHLILDGRSAASLVAEVIAELGGVDVCQTPRAPEFHEHIAWLGCRNSQGDRAFWTEYLAGYHEPAVLTLAGVRPGAKPSGRFRTVRASIPAETTRRLRDVAATCSTGLLGLVEAAWAGTVSRYSGRDDVVVGTTVESRPPLPGAERMVGMFSNTVPVRARVDPGLPAKEWLSRHSEDRHHVQEHRHTPLLDIQHWAGTEHGVSLFDTVVVFEDHPDPSRARPAGTAPRISAVTHETRTNYQATLVVRDDGELLLRLVVDAGVFDEDEARRTLAHTTAVLGRLADRPDVPVRALLAVPEETRTLLLDHWNGDDVDRTPPRTLLPGLIDKALAERPDHPAVVCDTVTYTYRDLDARATALAHRIASLGAGPGDRVGVCLGRGADLVTALLAIARTGAAFVPLDPDHPADRTAYILRDAAPTLVLTDDAARLPECWNGHVLDLARQGPSTSAASDGLPGAVADSLAYVIYTSGSTGRPKGVAIGHLALANLVDSLALRHPGLGPDDRFLALTTLTFDTSLAELLVPLAVGATVHVGGGSLALSGRAVDAYTAKNAITVLQATPSRYRALLDSGWRGVGRPRLYSCGEAFPADLVEPLAKRGESVWNMYGPTETTVYSSFERIHAGTTRISVGRPISNTFLRVLDSRGDLVPLGCVGELCIGGDGVADGYWNRPELTAGRFVPDPYAGPHGRMFRTGDHARTLLDGRLEVLGRIDRQLKLHGYRIEPGEIEQVLLETPDVAAAAVDVREGRLLAWTVLDGRSGQATPDELRQRLRHRLPSYMVPETVVVLKELPLTPAGKTDLLALDVPPGRPVSEASAPESAGELEEVVARLFREALAVPHVGLDDDFYALGGDSLLAMRLAVMLQAELDLDFDVERIFDHATVREVASGLAAPTTNSE, encoded by the coding sequence GTGAGGGACATCAAGGACGGCTACCCGCTCTCCGCCGCGCAGGAAGGAATTCTGTTCCACAGCACGGCGTGCGCTGACCACAGTCTGTACGTCGAAACGGCCGCCTTCCGTGTGAGCGGGGCCCTGGACGTCGGCGCACTCACGGCGGCCTGGCAGGCCGCGACCGGACGGCACACCGTGCTGCGCACCGCATTCGTCCACGAACGCGTCAGTCCTCCGCGCCAGACGGTGTTCCCGGAGGCGAGCGTGCCAGTCGACCACCACGACCTGTCGGACCTGACCGGAGCTGCGAAGGCGGAGGAGGTAGCGGCACGGACAGACCGGCTGAGCGCCGAACCCTTCGATCTGGCCCGGCCTCCGCTGATCCGGCTGCTGGTCCTGCGTCTGGGCCCGACGGAGCACCTGATGGTCTGGGCCTACCATCACCTGATCCTCGACGGCCGGTCCGCAGCATCGCTGGTAGCCGAGGTCATCGCCGAACTCGGCGGTGTGGACGTGTGTCAGACACCCAGGGCACCGGAATTTCACGAGCACATCGCTTGGCTGGGATGTCGGAACTCCCAGGGCGACCGCGCCTTCTGGACCGAATACCTGGCCGGGTACCACGAACCCGCGGTGCTCACCTTGGCCGGCGTACGTCCTGGCGCCAAGCCTTCCGGCCGGTTCCGCACGGTACGAGCGAGCATCCCCGCTGAGACCACCCGTCGGCTGCGCGATGTGGCTGCCACCTGCTCCACCGGCCTCCTCGGTCTGGTCGAGGCCGCGTGGGCAGGCACCGTCTCCCGCTACTCCGGACGCGACGACGTGGTGGTGGGCACCACCGTCGAGAGCCGGCCTCCCCTGCCCGGAGCCGAGCGCATGGTCGGCATGTTCAGCAACACCGTGCCGGTGCGTGCCCGTGTCGACCCCGGCCTCCCTGCCAAGGAATGGCTCAGTAGGCACTCGGAGGACCGCCACCACGTGCAAGAGCACCGGCACACACCCCTTCTCGACATCCAGCACTGGGCTGGCACCGAGCATGGTGTGTCCCTGTTCGACACCGTCGTCGTCTTCGAGGACCATCCGGATCCGTCCCGGGCCCGGCCCGCAGGGACGGCGCCGCGGATATCGGCCGTGACCCACGAAACCCGCACCAACTATCAGGCCACCCTCGTCGTGCGGGACGACGGTGAACTGCTACTCCGACTCGTCGTGGACGCCGGGGTGTTCGATGAGGACGAGGCCCGGCGCACGCTCGCTCACACGACGGCCGTGCTCGGGCGCCTCGCCGACCGTCCGGACGTGCCCGTACGTGCACTCCTCGCGGTTCCGGAAGAGACACGGACTCTGCTTCTCGACCACTGGAACGGCGACGACGTCGACCGCACCCCGCCTCGTACGCTGCTCCCAGGCCTGATCGACAAGGCACTCGCCGAACGCCCCGACCACCCCGCAGTCGTCTGCGACACAGTCACCTACACCTACCGAGACCTGGACGCCCGGGCCACCGCCCTCGCCCACCGCATCGCCTCCCTTGGAGCCGGACCCGGTGACCGTGTCGGCGTCTGCCTGGGACGCGGCGCCGACCTGGTCACGGCGTTACTCGCGATCGCCCGTACGGGAGCCGCTTTCGTACCGCTGGACCCGGACCATCCCGCTGACCGCACCGCCTACATCCTGCGCGACGCCGCGCCAACGCTCGTGCTCACTGACGATGCCGCGCGCCTCCCGGAGTGCTGGAACGGGCACGTCCTCGACCTCGCTCGACAGGGACCGAGCACGTCAGCCGCTTCCGACGGCCTGCCCGGCGCCGTCGCGGACTCCCTGGCCTATGTCATCTACACGTCCGGTTCCACAGGTCGTCCCAAGGGCGTCGCCATCGGCCACCTCGCCCTCGCCAACCTGGTGGACAGCCTGGCCCTGCGCCATCCGGGTCTCGGGCCCGACGACCGGTTCCTGGCACTGACCACTCTCACCTTCGACACCTCGCTGGCTGAACTCCTGGTGCCACTCGCGGTCGGGGCCACGGTGCACGTCGGAGGCGGCTCACTCGCGCTCAGCGGCAGAGCAGTCGACGCCTATACGGCCAAGAACGCCATCACGGTGCTGCAGGCCACCCCGTCCCGCTACCGGGCCCTGCTCGACTCCGGTTGGCGCGGCGTCGGCCGTCCCCGCCTCTACAGCTGTGGCGAGGCGTTCCCCGCCGACCTGGTCGAACCACTCGCCAAGCGGGGGGAATCGGTGTGGAACATGTACGGACCGACCGAGACCACCGTCTACTCCAGCTTCGAACGGATCCACGCCGGCACCACACGGATCAGCGTCGGACGCCCCATCTCCAATACCTTCCTGCGGGTGCTCGACTCGCGCGGAGACCTCGTCCCCCTCGGCTGTGTCGGTGAGCTGTGCATCGGCGGCGACGGTGTGGCCGACGGCTACTGGAACCGGCCCGAACTCACCGCGGGCCGCTTCGTGCCGGACCCTTACGCCGGGCCGCACGGGCGGATGTTTCGCACCGGAGACCACGCACGGACTTTGTTGGACGGCAGGCTGGAGGTACTCGGCCGGATCGACAGACAACTCAAGCTGCACGGCTACCGCATCGAGCCAGGAGAGATCGAACAGGTGCTGCTGGAGACCCCCGATGTCGCGGCCGCAGCCGTCGACGTACGTGAGGGCCGGCTCCTGGCCTGGACCGTATTGGATGGCCGCAGTGGCCAGGCCACGCCCGATGAACTCCGCCAGAGGCTACGCCACCGCCTCCCCTCTTACATGGTCCCCGAGACCGTCGTCGTCCTCAAGGAGCTACCGCTCACCCCGGCAGGAAAGACTGATCTTCTCGCGCTCGACGTGCCCCCCGGGCGGCCGGTGTCCGAAGCATCGGCACCGGAATCGGCTGGGGAGCTGGAGGAAGTGGTGGCGCGGCTGTTCCGTGAGGCGCTTGCAGTGCCGCATGTAGGCCTTGACGACGACTTCTACGCGCTGGGAGGGGACTCCCTGCTCGCGATGCGGCTCGCCGTCATGCTCCAGGCGGAGCTGGACCTTGACTTCGACGTGGAGAGGATCTTCGATCACGCGACGGTGCGCGAAGTGGCCTCCGGACTTGCCGCACCGACCACCAACAGCGAGTGA
- a CDS encoding PIG-L deacetylase family protein, with product MTSSERVLAVAAHADDEIIGAGGTLAMHAAAGDQLCILVLSSTASSRSGIDHTQVHQHRADCARAVAHLYGAELHLGALPDNRFDTVERLDIVQQVEEVIGQWRPTRIYSHSPADLSLDHQITAHCTATAARPLPGSPVRALLAWEIRSATEWATTPFQPTWFQPLTPAAQELKNQALRIYDSEMRPWPHPRSYQGMHVQAQVRGAQVGHEAAEAFALVRCVNALE from the coding sequence ATGACGAGTTCAGAACGAGTCCTGGCCGTGGCTGCGCATGCAGACGACGAGATCATTGGCGCGGGAGGAACCCTGGCCATGCATGCCGCCGCAGGAGACCAACTGTGCATTCTCGTCCTCAGCAGCACTGCCAGTAGCCGTTCCGGTATCGACCACACCCAGGTTCACCAGCACCGTGCCGACTGTGCCCGCGCGGTTGCCCATCTCTACGGCGCAGAGCTCCACCTGGGAGCGCTGCCGGACAACCGGTTCGACACTGTCGAGCGGCTGGACATCGTCCAGCAGGTTGAGGAAGTCATCGGTCAGTGGCGGCCCACGCGGATTTACTCCCATTCTCCGGCCGACCTGAGCCTGGACCACCAGATCACGGCGCACTGCACCGCTACTGCGGCTCGTCCCCTGCCCGGCTCGCCGGTCCGTGCCCTGCTGGCATGGGAGATTCGATCGGCCACCGAATGGGCTACGACGCCCTTCCAACCCACCTGGTTTCAACCGCTCACCCCAGCCGCCCAGGAACTGAAAAATCAAGCTCTGAGGATCTATGACTCTGAGATGCGTCCCTGGCCCCATCCACGCTCTTACCAGGGCATGCACGTGCAGGCCCAGGTTCGGGGTGCTCAGGTTGGCCATGAGGCGGCAGAGGCCTTCGCTTTGGTGCGGTGCGTTAACGCGCTGGAGTGA
- a CDS encoding class I adenylate-forming enzyme family protein, which produces MTRPVLFDAVREAAEHRSIAITTRDGTHTFLELLSASERYAHTIPEGPVSLRVHDPVAAAVVLLACDLVGTPVVHEDPETVHPAIGATITDVPVPGAKVWKASDTLSLWTSPAPEGDVPVRLPQRTHTFRTSGSTGAPTGVVRTAEAVLADGRRVAAFLDYGAKSPVIVCAPLFHVYAFNYGLVGTLTIGAPTRYLPTRSVPSQLVRGAREHRARTLIALPAHYRMLASSQDLFQSTLRRAVSAGAPLAEGVAAALREKSSFTLFNCYGSSEAGAVTLAPALADTAVVGEPLPGVRTRLDQVDEGEELLLKTESLAVGRLGPDGFVPLETDQGWYRTGDLVRSATAGIRIVGRRGSVINVGGKKVNPSEIESVLRGHPAVSEVQVLPEAHHAYGHVPVARAVAKGPTSVEELVGWCRKHLEAHQIPRRIDLVSELPRSATGKTLRDVHRQ; this is translated from the coding sequence ATGACCAGACCCGTTCTTTTCGACGCGGTGAGAGAGGCGGCTGAGCACCGTTCTATCGCGATCACCACACGCGACGGCACACACACCTTTCTCGAACTGCTCTCCGCCTCCGAGCGCTACGCGCACACGATCCCGGAGGGGCCGGTGAGCCTGCGTGTCCACGATCCCGTGGCGGCGGCCGTCGTACTCCTTGCCTGTGACCTCGTGGGCACACCGGTCGTCCATGAGGATCCGGAGACGGTTCACCCGGCCATTGGAGCGACCATCACGGACGTCCCGGTGCCCGGTGCGAAGGTTTGGAAGGCTTCGGACACCCTCTCCTTGTGGACTTCTCCTGCGCCTGAGGGCGATGTGCCTGTGAGACTCCCGCAGCGCACGCACACCTTTCGCACCTCCGGGTCCACTGGAGCACCCACAGGTGTGGTCAGGACCGCGGAGGCCGTGCTGGCCGACGGCCGACGTGTCGCGGCGTTCCTGGACTATGGAGCAAAGAGCCCGGTCATCGTGTGCGCCCCGCTCTTCCACGTCTACGCCTTCAACTACGGCCTCGTGGGCACGCTGACGATCGGGGCCCCCACTCGCTACCTCCCCACGCGCTCGGTGCCGTCGCAACTGGTACGAGGCGCGAGGGAACACCGGGCCCGCACCTTGATCGCCCTGCCCGCGCACTACCGCATGCTTGCCTCCTCCCAGGACCTTTTCCAGTCCACCCTGCGCCGTGCCGTGTCAGCCGGTGCGCCGCTGGCCGAAGGTGTGGCCGCTGCCCTGCGGGAGAAGAGCTCCTTCACCCTTTTCAACTGCTACGGGTCGTCGGAGGCCGGCGCCGTGACCTTGGCCCCTGCCCTCGCGGATACGGCCGTCGTGGGAGAGCCCCTCCCGGGGGTGCGAACACGCCTGGACCAGGTGGACGAGGGAGAAGAACTCCTCCTCAAGACGGAGTCGCTCGCCGTCGGCCGACTCGGGCCGGACGGCTTCGTCCCTTTGGAAACGGACCAGGGCTGGTACCGCACCGGCGACCTCGTACGGTCGGCGACCGCCGGGATCCGCATTGTCGGACGCAGGGGGAGCGTCATCAACGTCGGGGGCAAGAAGGTGAACCCGTCCGAGATTGAGTCCGTTCTCAGGGGCCACCCGGCCGTGAGCGAGGTCCAGGTCCTTCCGGAGGCCCACCACGCCTACGGACACGTGCCCGTGGCGCGCGCCGTTGCGAAAGGCCCGACGTCGGTTGAGGAGCTGGTGGGCTGGTGCCGGAAGCACCTGGAAGCACACCAGATTCCGCGACGTATCGACCTCGTATCGGAGTTGCCGCGATCAGCGACCGGAAAGACCCTCCGTGATGTACACCGACAGTGA
- a CDS encoding DUF2637 domain-containing protein, whose protein sequence is MDSSRWSRWTTIAAVLMLAVIAAVVSYSHMYELALRNGEPEWRAALFPLSVDGMIVASSMTLLSDARNGRKGGLLPWTLLIIGSGASLAANVAVADPTMWSRIIHAWPSFALIGAYELLMREFRTTAKSVRTASATDEQPNPDALEGGITQASSDSNDVPAQDVAYAGARSRTHVRVVEQSDEPQGEGAPPLQVEAWQWALGNRGDDGELPSGKEIAERFGRKERWGRLIKQKGQRGQLGGAASILVERSSVAVG, encoded by the coding sequence ATGGATTCTTCCCGCTGGTCCCGCTGGACAACCATCGCCGCCGTGCTGATGCTGGCGGTCATCGCGGCCGTGGTGAGCTACAGCCACATGTACGAACTCGCCCTGCGCAACGGCGAACCCGAGTGGCGCGCGGCCCTGTTCCCGCTCTCGGTGGACGGCATGATCGTTGCCTCCTCCATGACCCTGCTCAGTGACGCCCGCAACGGCCGCAAGGGCGGCCTGCTGCCCTGGACCCTGCTGATCATCGGTTCCGGTGCCTCCCTCGCGGCCAATGTCGCGGTCGCCGACCCCACGATGTGGTCGCGCATCATTCACGCCTGGCCGTCCTTCGCCCTGATCGGCGCGTACGAGCTGCTCATGCGGGAGTTCCGCACGACTGCGAAAAGCGTACGCACTGCGTCCGCAACCGATGAGCAGCCGAACCCCGATGCGCTGGAGGGTGGGATCACACAGGCGAGCTCGGATTCCAACGATGTTCCTGCCCAGGATGTGGCGTACGCAGGTGCTCGTTCGCGTACGCACGTGCGGGTGGTCGAACAGTCGGATGAGCCGCAGGGCGAGGGCGCACCACCGCTCCAGGTTGAGGCGTGGCAGTGGGCTCTGGGCAATCGCGGCGATGATGGTGAGCTTCCCAGCGGCAAGGAGATCGCGGAGCGTTTCGGCCGTAAGGAGCGCTGGGGCAGGTTGATCAAACAGAAGGGACAGCGAGGACAGCTTGGGGGTGCGGCTTCGATCTTGGTTGAAAGGAGCTCAGTCGCGGTGGGCTGA
- a CDS encoding HAD family hydrolase, with amino-acid sequence MNTQSSAVVFDLDGTLVDSWRAHVASLRHAVRTVGLPVPDSESFADRQRPTDLETLSSLVGEDRLSSGFAAYRIAFGRLSGTVRPMPGAHALVSRLRGSGVALGVCTGRSRVEAQMLLDSAGLSVPLLTAREDAEPPKPDPCGLLAALRTLGVDRERAVYVGDGQADSDQGVRAGVRTYVVGAATLAPRPGVTSVASLRELPILRWRGQ; translated from the coding sequence GTGAACACGCAATCCTCAGCGGTCGTCTTCGATCTCGACGGCACCCTTGTCGACTCCTGGAGGGCGCATGTGGCGAGCCTGCGCCACGCCGTGCGCACTGTCGGGCTGCCCGTACCGGACAGTGAGAGCTTCGCGGATCGCCAGCGTCCGACGGACCTGGAGACCCTGTCGTCCTTGGTGGGGGAGGACCGGCTGTCCTCGGGATTCGCTGCCTACCGGATCGCCTTCGGCCGTCTGTCGGGGACCGTGCGTCCCATGCCTGGTGCACACGCCCTTGTCTCGAGGCTGCGAGGATCAGGGGTCGCGCTGGGAGTCTGTACAGGCAGGTCACGGGTTGAGGCGCAGATGCTCCTGGATTCCGCAGGGCTGTCCGTCCCCCTCCTCACGGCCCGGGAGGACGCAGAGCCGCCCAAACCCGACCCGTGCGGGCTCCTGGCCGCGCTCCGGACCCTCGGCGTCGACCGTGAGCGCGCGGTCTATGTCGGTGACGGACAGGCGGACTCCGACCAGGGCGTGCGCGCCGGAGTCAGGACCTACGTCGTGGGCGCCGCGACCCTGGCGCCGAGGCCTGGCGTCACCTCGGTCGCCTCGCTAAGAGAACTCCCGATCCTCCGATGGAGGGGGCAATGA
- a CDS encoding NAD(P)-dependent oxidoreductase — MITGAAGFIGGALTSLLRQRGITVHPLDDLSVPSLLPSPPGLDRRDVRALHSTDLDSVDTIVHLAARKSVPGSFADPSALSHNLSVDHHILRTFAGSRARRLLMASTCEVYGDRPGPLAETCQCVPRSPYATGKTASELLAAVYRPLLNAYQQIGVVRFFNIFGPAEGADAVVPAFLDAAAHDGQLTIEGDGTQSRDLTHIDDAMLMIQRILDEPNLASVVNLGSGRTITVHQIAESVLELTGRGKIVHAPARTNEIRSFTADMRLFTDTYGHVPALSWEHALAQTYRERARLRDLVGTPCDTPAPNGLHARSSLREVRP, encoded by the coding sequence TTGATCACCGGCGCTGCCGGCTTCATCGGCGGCGCGCTCACTAGCCTTCTACGCCAACGCGGCATCACCGTCCACCCACTGGACGACCTGTCGGTGCCCAGCCTGCTGCCCTCTCCTCCCGGGCTGGATCGCCGCGACGTGCGCGCCCTGCACTCTACGGACTTGGACAGCGTCGATACCATCGTGCACCTGGCCGCACGCAAATCCGTCCCCGGCAGTTTCGCCGACCCTAGTGCCCTGTCACACAATCTCTCCGTCGACCATCACATTCTGCGCACATTCGCTGGCTCTAGAGCCCGGCGCCTGCTGATGGCGTCCACCTGCGAGGTTTACGGCGACCGGCCCGGTCCGTTAGCCGAGACCTGTCAATGCGTGCCCCGCTCGCCGTACGCGACTGGAAAGACCGCCAGCGAACTCCTCGCCGCCGTGTACCGTCCCCTTTTAAATGCCTACCAACAGATCGGTGTCGTCCGATTCTTTAATATCTTCGGGCCAGCAGAAGGCGCCGATGCGGTTGTTCCAGCCTTCCTGGACGCTGCCGCCCACGACGGACAGCTCACGATCGAGGGCGACGGGACCCAATCCCGAGATCTGACCCACATCGATGACGCAATGCTGATGATTCAGCGGATTCTGGACGAACCCAATCTGGCGTCCGTGGTTAATCTCGGCTCCGGTCGCACCATAACCGTTCATCAGATAGCCGAGTCAGTCCTGGAACTGACTGGCAGGGGCAAAATCGTCCATGCGCCCGCCCGCACCAACGAAATCCGTTCCTTCACCGCTGACATGCGTCTGTTTACTGATACCTACGGACATGTGCCCGCCCTCTCTTGGGAGCATGCTCTGGCCCAGACCTACCGTGAACGCGCAAGGCTGAGGGATCTGGTAGGAACCCCGTGCGACACGCCTGCTCCTAACGGCCTTCACGCGAGGTCGTCCCTCCGTGAGGTACGACCGTGA
- a CDS encoding nicotinate-nucleotide--dimethylbenzimidazole phosphoribosyltransferase: MSEALDGFCSQIRAPSTRTARLWEVRQLTRARPLRSLGSLDALAERVAVILGDADPGPLPAVVSVIAGDHGVAKKGVSRFLHGTTSSVFSLISSGDAPVNHLAARVPARVEVADFGMANTVGTRRYKVANGTEDLSVRDAMTVDQARDAVANGASFAEERLLRGFSALGVGEIGVGNTTSAAALTARLLGLPATAVVGPGAGSGAESVERKVGLVETALVRTENHPDDPLRLLAALGGFEICGNVGVILAAARAGRVVVLDGFITGVSALVATRLCPDAAGYLVAAHRSTEPAHEFVLDELGLRPLLDLDMRLGMASGAAITLGLINTVLSVCAYTPAAAKVGLAIR, translated from the coding sequence GTGTCTGAGGCGCTCGATGGCTTCTGCTCACAGATCCGGGCTCCGTCGACGCGCACGGCACGTCTCTGGGAGGTACGTCAGTTGACTCGGGCACGGCCGCTCCGCAGTCTCGGCTCGCTTGACGCCCTTGCCGAACGAGTGGCAGTGATTCTGGGAGACGCGGATCCGGGCCCCCTCCCAGCGGTGGTCAGTGTGATCGCCGGGGACCACGGAGTGGCCAAGAAGGGTGTTTCCCGCTTTCTACACGGTACGACGTCCTCGGTGTTCTCCCTCATCTCCTCCGGCGACGCCCCTGTGAACCACCTGGCCGCCCGAGTACCCGCTCGGGTGGAGGTGGCGGACTTCGGGATGGCGAACACGGTCGGGACGCGCAGGTACAAGGTCGCGAACGGCACGGAGGACCTGTCCGTGCGGGACGCGATGACCGTGGACCAGGCCCGTGACGCGGTCGCCAACGGGGCCTCCTTCGCGGAGGAGCGCTTGCTCCGGGGCTTCTCGGCCCTGGGGGTCGGAGAGATCGGGGTCGGCAACACCACGTCGGCCGCCGCGCTGACCGCCCGTCTTCTAGGGCTACCCGCGACCGCCGTCGTCGGCCCCGGGGCGGGATCCGGGGCCGAATCGGTGGAACGCAAAGTGGGCCTGGTCGAGACCGCGCTCGTGAGAACGGAGAACCATCCGGACGACCCGCTCCGCTTGCTCGCCGCGCTCGGCGGCTTCGAGATCTGCGGCAACGTCGGAGTGATCCTTGCAGCTGCCCGCGCCGGACGCGTTGTCGTTCTGGACGGGTTTATCACCGGGGTCTCCGCGCTGGTCGCCACCCGTCTGTGCCCTGACGCCGCGGGTTACCTCGTCGCCGCCCACCGCTCGACCGAACCAGCACACGAGTTCGTACTGGACGAACTCGGACTCCGGCCGCTTCTCGATCTGGACATGCGGTTGGGGATGGCCTCAGGCGCCGCGATCACCCTGGGGTTGATTAACACGGTCCTCTCCGTGTGCGCCTACACCCCCGCTGCGGCGAAGGTGGGGCTCGCGATCCGGTGA
- a CDS encoding condensation domain-containing protein — protein MATTRVENFEGFKDRHGPLTWGQRHYWTILAGHPMNRRQFSLRQHWRIPAGANLELVCSAVRTLVERHEALRTHIFFHGDGEPIQRVRGCGSFQITVRDVGHEATEADAEEAAGDMAAQDFRLNEEFPIRFQVLLADGEPVFLAVVVSHLAVDGYACGVLEGEFMEVVRGDKDLAPPSKQPLDWAEKERSSAGASVNRRSLTYFDELLRAHPVSLFPRDNAMENVGREGFPVVLGHGVGLGAKISELSGRWKSPVSAVALASLVRSLAHHSATDVFPLGLTSSNRFLPGADGYVGMLAQNTALGVRTAGKSTRELAGEIRRSQMAAYQSAAYDQGDLDALLEVAHPGADRVGFGAVSHFVNFQHGYVFPPRPDGIAPELPPYFLWHGDRVPYEIPRFGIIISSDDHDLGVRIFADPAALPVSKVESIIKTFFDEFIGH, from the coding sequence TTGGCTACTACCAGGGTCGAGAACTTCGAGGGCTTCAAGGACAGGCACGGTCCCCTCACATGGGGCCAGCGCCACTACTGGACGATCCTGGCGGGACATCCGATGAATCGCCGCCAGTTCTCCCTCCGTCAGCACTGGCGGATTCCTGCGGGTGCCAATCTGGAACTCGTCTGCTCTGCCGTGCGAACGCTGGTGGAGAGGCATGAGGCCCTGCGCACCCACATCTTCTTCCACGGTGACGGGGAGCCGATCCAGCGCGTCCGCGGATGCGGATCGTTCCAGATAACAGTGAGGGACGTCGGCCACGAGGCGACGGAGGCAGACGCGGAGGAAGCCGCCGGCGACATGGCGGCGCAGGACTTCCGGCTCAACGAAGAGTTCCCCATCAGATTCCAGGTCCTGCTGGCGGACGGCGAACCGGTGTTCCTGGCGGTGGTCGTCTCCCACCTCGCCGTGGACGGCTACGCGTGTGGTGTTCTCGAGGGCGAGTTTATGGAGGTTGTCAGGGGAGACAAAGATCTCGCCCCGCCCAGCAAGCAGCCCTTGGATTGGGCAGAAAAGGAGCGTTCCTCCGCCGGTGCTTCCGTCAACCGGCGTAGCCTGACGTACTTCGATGAGCTGCTTCGTGCGCATCCGGTCTCACTGTTCCCGCGAGATAACGCCATGGAGAACGTGGGCCGAGAAGGGTTCCCCGTGGTTCTTGGTCATGGCGTTGGCCTGGGTGCAAAAATCAGTGAGCTCTCCGGGAGATGGAAGTCACCGGTTTCCGCCGTGGCTCTGGCCTCGCTGGTAAGGTCCCTCGCACACCACTCCGCGACGGACGTCTTCCCACTCGGCCTGACAAGCTCCAACAGATTCCTTCCGGGAGCGGACGGGTATGTCGGCATGCTGGCCCAGAACACCGCTCTCGGCGTCAGGACCGCCGGCAAGTCGACACGAGAACTGGCGGGTGAGATCCGGCGCAGTCAGATGGCGGCCTATCAGAGCGCCGCATACGACCAGGGTGATCTGGACGCCCTGCTGGAAGTCGCACATCCGGGTGCCGATCGTGTGGGGTTCGGGGCGGTGAGCCACTTCGTGAACTTTCAGCACGGATACGTCTTCCCGCCCCGGCCTGACGGCATCGCCCCGGAATTGCCTCCGTACTTCCTCTGGCACGGGGATCGGGTGCCCTACGAAATCCCCAGATTTGGGATCATCATTTCGTCAGACGATCATGACTTGGGCGTACGCATATTCGCCGACCCGGCGGCTCTTCCTGTTTCGAAGGTCGAGTCAATTATCAAGACCTTCTTCGACGAGTTCATCGGGCATTGA